The sequence below is a genomic window from Aureispira sp. CCB-E.
ACCTTTAAGAAACTAAACGCTTTAGAAGAGCAAATAGGAACACGAGAAGCCTTTATTCAAGAAGTTTCTTATCGAGTGGCATTCTTGGATACCATGATTGATCGCAAAATGACTGTTGTAGAGGAACTAGATCATGATTTGGAGGTGCTAAAAGAAAACTATAAAAAACTTATTCGCCAGTTATATCGTTATAAAATTAGTAAGAATATAATCGCATTTTTTTTGTCTGCGAAAAGTTTTAATCAAGCTTATCAACGTTGGATTTATGTGCAGCGACTGGAGCGATACCGAAGTGTTCAAGCAACCTTTATAAAAAAAGTACAAGCTGATTTAGGACAACGAATCAATCAATTAGAGACTCAAAAAGCAGAGAAAAATGAGTTGTTGCAAAAAGAATTAGAACAAAAGGAACTGCTTCATCAAGAAAAAAGAAATAAGGCTTATCTAATTACCAAACTAAAAAAACAAGAAGGAAAGCTCCGTGCCGATCTAAAACGAAAGAAACGTTATAAAACACAGTTGAGTAAGAAAATCGAAAAGGCAATTCTTCAACAAATTGCTGCGGCTAAAGAAGCAGCTAGGAAGTACAAACAAAACAAGACCTTGGCAAATGCCAAAACTTCTAAAACTCCTATTCTAAAACCAAATCATATAGAAAGTGCAGCCAGCAAAGTTTTTGCTCAACAAAAAGGCAAACTAATGTGGCCTATTTATCAAGGCAAAATTATTGGTTATTATGGACAACATCAACATCCTGTTTTTCAAGATGTTTTGATCAATAATAATGGGGTAGACATAGAAGGGCAATACAATTCTGTGGTTCGAAATGTGCACGAGGGACAAGTGGTTAGCATCTTTACTATTCCTGGATACCAAAATGCTGTCATGGTCAAACATGGGGATTATTATACTGCATATTCCAATGTTGCAAAAGTATACGTCAAACAAGGGCAGTACTTAAAAAAAGGAGGGCAAATTGGGACAATTGGTCGGAATAGTAATGGCAAAGGGCATTTACTACACTTTGAAATTTGGCACAATAAATACAAAGAAAATCCAATGAAGTGGCTTAAGAAATAGGTGTAAGTGTTGTTTTTGGGACGATAAGTATTGGTAAGAAGAATAGTAGAAATGAATAAGGTAATCCTATCTTAGGTTATGTACGAGTACTATCAATTTAATATTTCGTTGATTTTGGACAAAAAAAATGGGTAGAAGCGGTAGGCTCCCCATTGCCCACATTCTACCCTAAATGAACCCCTATTGTAATACAAGTTTTTTCGATATCCATTGACTAGAGTTTAATTTGAGTTGTATGTAATAAACCCCTCTAGTGTATGTATCCAAATTTATAACATTTTTTTGATTATTCAAATTTTTTCGAGAAAAAACTTCTAATCCAAGTGAATTTATTATATTAATTTCTTTAATAGATTCCTTGCAACTTATTGTTATATAGCCACTTGAGGGGTTGGGGTATATGTGCACATTTTTTTCAATTTTTTTAAATTGCTTTAAATTCGTAGGGATGCTAATGACAATGTTTTGTGTCGTAGTATCAGAATTACCACAACTATCGCTAGCAATTAAGGTAACAGAATAGGTGCCTGTTGTATCGAAAATATGTAGGGGATTGGTCAAGGTTGAGATAGGAGTTCCATCACCAAAATCCCAAAAGAAGTTGTTTGAATAACTACTGTTATTAGTAAAACTTGCAGAATCTAAGTTTACATTAGTGTTGAAGTTTGCCTGAACATCATAAGTTCCTATGGACCAATTAGCCAAACTGTCAAGGACAACCATCGCTGCAATTCGCTGCAAAGCTTGTGCGTCAGAGGCCGATAAATTGCCATAGAAATTTAATCCGATAGGACTTTTTCTAAATAATGTAGTGTAAAAAGTACAGGCTGCTAAGTAAGAACCAGCATAAGAGGGATGGCTTTGGTCTGGATTGTAGAGTTCCATTGTAGGAAAACTATCTCGAACTACTTTCCATGCTGCTCCAACAGGAGAGCAAATTCCTTGATTTTGGTTCGTCATTAATAAATAACTACTCCTTAATCTACTTTGCATGCCATCATAGGTACATACAGGCGGATAAAATTGGCAATTGTTCTGATCTCCATTCTTACGCCCCCAAGTCATATAAAAGACGGTTTCTGCACAAGGGTTATGAGCAACAATACTATCGTTTAATTGCGCAGCATAAGGTAATACATCTGTTGCTACTTGAGCTGGTGAGAAGGAAGGTTTTTGGCTTTGTTCTTGAATAATCACATAGTCCCAATTCCCCTGTCGAATGCCATTCATTGTGTTGTTATTGGTAACATGTTGTACTAGTTGTGCTCCTCCAGGAGTGTTAGAGGCGTGTATCAATGTATCTCCATTTGCATTGGCTAGGCGATTAATAATTTCAGGCATTGTATTAAAGTAAGTATAACTATTGCCTATAAAGAATGCTCGTTTGGTGACTTGTCCGTAAATTCCAATACTCCAACCTGATAAAAATAATAAAAGGGTAAAAAATCGATTCATAAATGTGCTTTTTTGTTTTAAAGTCAATACTTGATGGTAAACTATTTCACTATAATACGCTATTATAAACCGACTTTCAATACAAATTTTAATGCTTTTGGATGATTGTAATTTGGGGTAAGGGTAGATTAATTCTTTTTTTTTCAAAAAAAATAAAAAGCTTGTTCTTGGAATTTTGAGGATGAAAAAAATGTTCTTATCTTTAGGAACTCAAAATACCGAGCGTAGCTCAGTTGGTTTAGAGCACTACCTTGACAGGGTAGGGGTCACTGGTTCGAATCCAGTCGTTTGGACAGCTTTCTATTAGGCGTAATTAATTGTTTTTCAATTAGTTGCGCCTATTGCTTTTTTAGCTAAGAATATATTTTTTGTATTTTTTTTGTTTTTATGAGTATTTGTTGCAATAGTGACAATAAAAAAACGATAAAAATTATTTTTTTAGAAGTTTTCATTAAAAAACAAAAAAAGGTGTGATGCCGTGACTGTTTAGCTGTACTTTGTTGGCAGTCAAGTTTTTAAACGGTCACATCAATCGCTTAAAATTGACACACTTCTTATACTTTGCCGTGACATTTCCCCCCGTTGCCCCCCTTTTTAATAATTAAAGGTTGGGTTTTGTGGTTTTTTTGTGACGTTATAAAATGATTTTATAAAACAAAGATGAGAATATGAAGTTAATCCAAGCCATTGAGTTTGCCTTTGAATTAAAGGCAAGAGAATCTCGAAGAAACTCTATTGTAACTTACAGTAGTTTTGTAAGTATTTTTACAAATTATCTGAAAGAGACAAAAAAAGCCAACTATAAGTTGGAAGATTTTACGAAGAAGGAAGCCATCCAGTATTTAGATTATGTACTTGTCAAACGTAATGTTTCAGCCCTAACAAGAAACAATTATTTAAAAGCTATGAAGGTGCTTTTTTATGTTTTGATAGATCGTGATTATATAAAAACAAATCCTTTTTCGGGAATCAAAAAATTAAAGATAGAGCGAAAAAGGCGAACCGTATTCAGTCGTTCAGAATGTGGTATTATTTGCAATTACTTAAAGGGGAGGGATAATGGTTTGTTATTAGCAATTTCTTTGTGCTACTACTGCGCTTTGCGACCGTCTGAAATTAGAAGGCTAAAAGTGCAAGATATTGACCTGACAAACGGTTTTATTACGCTTGATGGTACCGAAACGAAAAATAAAAATCTAGCTCGTATTACGATGCCCAACCACTTGGTTGAATTTTGTAAAGAAATAGGTATTAAAAAATATCCTGCTAACTTTCATATTATGGGCTATCAATTGCGCCCTGCTTTAGAGCCTTGTGGATTCAATACTATAAGAAGAACTCATTTGAAGGTGTTAAGAGAGTTGGAGGAGTACAGACTATTGACCGATATAGAGAATAAATCCTTTTATAGTTGGAAGGACACCGCCGCCCGTGATATGATAGAAGAGGGGGTAAATGCAGCGGCTCTGATGAAACATTTTAGGCATGCTAGTTTGGAGACTACACAAAAGTATTTGGAAAGTTTTGGAGTTAAAAATGATAGGATTAGAGAATTGAGGAGTAAGATTTTTTGATCTATAATGAATTTAGAAGACTATTATTTTTAAATCTCAATCAATAATTATTAAGTTTACTGAAAGAATAAAACAAAAAGTTTTTATAGTGAAGCTTTTTGTTTTATTTGTCGTATGTATTTTAATATTTAGAAGGCATTTAATTATAAATAGTGGTACACTTACATAAAATATTTACCAAACTTAATCTTTCTGAAGGAAATGGTCTTTTTTTGAGTAATACTCAGAGAGAGAGTTTATTTTCAAATAGGATAGAGAGGCTTTTAGTGAATGTTATCAAGCCTGATGCTTTTTTTTGTGTTGATAATAAACCTTTTATTCTTTTTTTTGAGAATCTCAAAAACAAAAAAGAAAAACTTAAACAGATTTGGAATTATAATGAATCTCCAATAATTATAATATCAGAAAATGATTCTGTAGAAATTTATAATGGATTTGAGTTTATTGTTCAAAATGAATCTTTAAAATTTTTAGGTGGTGGAGATAAACTTGATGATTTTAATTATTTTGAATTAGTTACAGGTGACACATGGGAAAAGTATGAAAAAAATTTCAATACAACAAATAGGGTAGATTATCATTTATTAAGTAATATTAAAGCTACAAGAGAAAAACTTATTTTACAATCTCTTTCTTCTGAGTTAGCAAATTCTATTTTAGGTAAAATAATTTTTGTTCGTTATCTGATTGATAGAAAAGTAAAGTTAGACTTTGAACAACAGGGTGAATCCCGATTTTGGACTAATGATGAATTTTGTGAACTATTGTTAGATAAAAACAGAGTAATTAGTTTTTTTGAGTACTTAAAAGTGAAGTTTAATGGCGACCTATTTCCCCTTACAGATAATGATATTAACTCAATTCCTATTTCTTGTTTTAACACGTTGGTTCAGTTATTGCTAGGTAATGAGGTTTCATCAGGACAGATTTCGCTCTTTGATTTATATGACTTTTCTATAATTCCTGTAGAATTTATTAGTAATATATATGAACTATTCATAGGACAAAATGAACAGGAAAAAGAAGGAGCTTATTACACACCTCTATTTTTAGTAGATTATGTGTTAGCTGAGACAGTTGAACAAAAATTAAGATACAAAAAAAGTAGTGATTGTAAAGTACTTGATCCTTCTTGTGGTTCAGGTATCTTTTTAGTAGAAACTTTACGAAAAATTATTGAAAAATATCAAAAGAATAATCCAAAATATTTAGATGATCCTGAAAATTATAAAAGAGAATTAAATCAACTTGTTTTTGATAATATATTTGGAATAGATAAAGATAAAAGTGCAATAAATGTTGCTATATTTTCAATTTATTTAACACTGTTAGATTATCAAAATCCATCTGATATAGAGAGTTTTAGGTTTCCAGTTTTAAAAGGAGTTAATTTTTTTGTAAACGATTTTTTTGATACTAAAGCAATTTTTAATAATATAATTAATGTTCACTCTTTTGATTTTATTTTAGGAAATCCTCCATGGAAAAGAGGAAAAGGAGAGAAAAAATATCCTTTGTTTGATCAATACATTGATAGGAGGAAAAAAGAAGAGGAAACAGCTGATTCATCTATAGAAATAAAAATTAGTAATAAGGAGATTGCCCAAGCTTTCGTTCTAAGAACTAGTGATTTTTCTTCAAAAAATACAAAAGTTGGTTTTATAGTTACAAGTAAAATACTCTATAATCTAAATGCTAAAGGATTTAGAGAGTATTTTCTAGACAAATTTCTAATCTATAAAGTTTTTGAATTATCCCCAGTTAGGAAGGAAATTTTTAATAATTCGAATGATAAAGCTGTAGCTCCAGCGTCTATACTATTTTATAAATATTCTCCTGATGAATTAACAGATGAAAATGTAATAGAGCATATAACTTTAAAACCTAGTCGTTTCTTTTCTTTATTTAAAATTTTTACAATCCAAAGAGCAGACTATAAGAGAGTAGTCCAAAAACGATTGAAGGATTATGACTATTTATGGAAAGTATTGGTGTATGGAAATTATCTAGATTTTAATCTAATTAGAAGATTAAAGGAAAAGTATGAGTCTATATTAGACATAATTAATGATGTAGAAAAGTTTTATTTTGGTCAAGGAATTCAGGTTGGAGGAGGAGATAAAAGAGATGCATCAGTGCATGTAGGGAAAAAATATATAAACTCAAGGAAAGACATAGAACCTTTTTGGATTAACTCTAGTACAAATGAAAAATGGGATGAACCAATTGTTCATAGACCTAAGGTTGAAAAGTTATTTAGAGGTCCAATGATTTTAATCACCAAAGGATTTAAAAAAACATTTCGTTGTGTTTCTGGATACATTGATGATGATGTCGTTTTTAGAGATGCTTTAACTTCTATTAATGCATTTGATGTAGCAGATTCAGATATATTAAAACTTATTTCAGGAATTTTAAATTCATCTTTATTTTCTTACATAAATTTGCAAACTTTTAGTTCATCAGGGATCGAAAGGGAGCAAGCTCATAATACAGAGAAATTTAGTATTCCATTTGTATTTGACAAGTCAATTCTCAGTATTTATAATGAAATAGTTAATCTAAAAAAAGAATTAAAGTCATTTACAGGTATAATTTCAGGTAGTAATAATAGTATAATTGATTTAAAAATTAAGGAATTAGATGCTGCTGTACTTTCTGCGTTTTCGTTTTCTGATCAAGATCAAGATCTTCTTAAATATTCTACAGATGTTATGATACCAATTATTATGAAGCATAAAGGACATGAGAGAAAATTTGCTTCATTAAATTTGGATAGTCATATATTAATGGATTACATTAGTATGTTTTTAGATTCCTTTAATTCAGTATATAAAAAACAAAATCTAAAACTAATAGTAGATGTAAAGCATTCAAGTCAGATAATTGGTTTATTTTTTAAAGTTGTTTCTCAAAAACAAAATATAAATTCAATTGAAACAAGTGGTATGTCTGATAATGCTATTTTGAGTATGTTGTTGTCACTAGGTATTCATAAGGTAACGGATAGGCTTTTCATTCAAAAAGATATTAGAGGTTTTGAAGAAGATGGATTTTATATAATAAAACCTAATGAATATAAACTTTGGCATAAAGGAATTGCACATCTTGATTTAAATGAATTTAAAAACGCTATTTTAATGGCAGGAAAAAAATAGTACATTCAATGTTTGACGATTTAAATGCAACATTTTTTAAGTTTGCTCTCCCATTTTATAGTGTTAATTTTGAGACTTTATTGTCTAAAATTATCAATTGTTATCAAATGATGATTGAAGACGATGTAAGCTTAAGAAATGATGAAAATAGTATTAGAGATGTTTTATTGTTAAGTTATTTAAAAGATAACATGATAAGACGAAAATTAAGTATTATGCACTGGCAGTTCGAACGAGAAGTGCAGGAAAAACATTCTGTTGGTCGAACGGATATAAAAGTAACAAGCGTAAATAATCTATTGAATCAAGAAGCATATTACACTTTTGAATGCAAACGTCTTGATGATAAAAACTTATCTAAGACGTATGGTTTAAATGGTAAATATATAAAGGACGGGATTAAGAGATTTACGGATAAGTATTATTTATCACATTACAGAGTTAATGCGATGATTGGTTTTGTTGTGAAAAAAATAAATATAAACACTAATATACTTGAAATAAATAAATTGTTAAAAGGTTCTTTTTCTCAAATCAAAACAGAAACAAACTTAGTTCAAAGTGATATTGTGAAAGGGTTTGAGCACTTGTATGAATCTAATCATTTAGATATAGACAATGATAGATTAAAGATTTATCATCTAATGTTTGACTTTAGTGATAATATGAGTTAATGTTCTTCTAAGTCTGAAACAAAATGTTTTTAATTGTCGAAAATTATTCAATTTAAAACAATTTGTTTATTTTGTGATTTCATAGAATACGTTCGGTTTTATTTGATATGTACTTAGCGGTATACATTTATTATTCTAAGACCATGTTATTAAATGAGAGACAATAAAGAGAAAAAGAGTAAGGTCAGAAAATTAAAACTAAAAAGC
It includes:
- a CDS encoding murein hydrolase activator EnvC encodes the protein MKRFVYILIFLLGIIDLYGQSRTDLEKKRQSVNQQIDKTNRLLNQTANNKKATFKKLNALEEQIGTREAFIQEVSYRVAFLDTMIDRKMTVVEELDHDLEVLKENYKKLIRQLYRYKISKNIIAFFLSAKSFNQAYQRWIYVQRLERYRSVQATFIKKVQADLGQRINQLETQKAEKNELLQKELEQKELLHQEKRNKAYLITKLKKQEGKLRADLKRKKRYKTQLSKKIEKAILQQIAAAKEAARKYKQNKTLANAKTSKTPILKPNHIESAASKVFAQQKGKLMWPIYQGKIIGYYGQHQHPVFQDVLINNNGVDIEGQYNSVVRNVHEGQVVSIFTIPGYQNAVMVKHGDYYTAYSNVAKVYVKQGQYLKKGGQIGTIGRNSNGKGHLLHFEIWHNKYKENPMKWLKK
- a CDS encoding PKD domain-containing protein, which gives rise to MNRFFTLLLFLSGWSIGIYGQVTKRAFFIGNSYTYFNTMPEIINRLANANGDTLIHASNTPGGAQLVQHVTNNNTMNGIRQGNWDYVIIQEQSQKPSFSPAQVATDVLPYAAQLNDSIVAHNPCAETVFYMTWGRKNGDQNNCQFYPPVCTYDGMQSRLRSSYLLMTNQNQGICSPVGAAWKVVRDSFPTMELYNPDQSHPSYAGSYLAACTFYTTLFRKSPIGLNFYGNLSASDAQALQRIAAMVVLDSLANWSIGTYDVQANFNTNVNLDSASFTNNSSYSNNFFWDFGDGTPISTLTNPLHIFDTTGTYSVTLIASDSCGNSDTTTQNIVISIPTNLKQFKKIEKNVHIYPNPSSGYITISCKESIKEINIINSLGLEVFSRKNLNNQKNVINLDTYTRGVYYIQLKLNSSQWISKKLVLQ
- a CDS encoding site-specific integrase codes for the protein MKLIQAIEFAFELKARESRRNSIVTYSSFVSIFTNYLKETKKANYKLEDFTKKEAIQYLDYVLVKRNVSALTRNNYLKAMKVLFYVLIDRDYIKTNPFSGIKKLKIERKRRTVFSRSECGIICNYLKGRDNGLLLAISLCYYCALRPSEIRRLKVQDIDLTNGFITLDGTETKNKNLARITMPNHLVEFCKEIGIKKYPANFHIMGYQLRPALEPCGFNTIRRTHLKVLRELEEYRLLTDIENKSFYSWKDTAARDMIEEGVNAAALMKHFRHASLETTQKYLESFGVKNDRIRELRSKIF
- a CDS encoding N-6 DNA methylase gives rise to the protein MVHLHKIFTKLNLSEGNGLFLSNTQRESLFSNRIERLLVNVIKPDAFFCVDNKPFILFFENLKNKKEKLKQIWNYNESPIIIISENDSVEIYNGFEFIVQNESLKFLGGGDKLDDFNYFELVTGDTWEKYEKNFNTTNRVDYHLLSNIKATREKLILQSLSSELANSILGKIIFVRYLIDRKVKLDFEQQGESRFWTNDEFCELLLDKNRVISFFEYLKVKFNGDLFPLTDNDINSIPISCFNTLVQLLLGNEVSSGQISLFDLYDFSIIPVEFISNIYELFIGQNEQEKEGAYYTPLFLVDYVLAETVEQKLRYKKSSDCKVLDPSCGSGIFLVETLRKIIEKYQKNNPKYLDDPENYKRELNQLVFDNIFGIDKDKSAINVAIFSIYLTLLDYQNPSDIESFRFPVLKGVNFFVNDFFDTKAIFNNIINVHSFDFILGNPPWKRGKGEKKYPLFDQYIDRRKKEEETADSSIEIKISNKEIAQAFVLRTSDFSSKNTKVGFIVTSKILYNLNAKGFREYFLDKFLIYKVFELSPVRKEIFNNSNDKAVAPASILFYKYSPDELTDENVIEHITLKPSRFFSLFKIFTIQRADYKRVVQKRLKDYDYLWKVLVYGNYLDFNLIRRLKEKYESILDIINDVEKFYFGQGIQVGGGDKRDASVHVGKKYINSRKDIEPFWINSSTNEKWDEPIVHRPKVEKLFRGPMILITKGFKKTFRCVSGYIDDDVVFRDALTSINAFDVADSDILKLISGILNSSLFSYINLQTFSSSGIEREQAHNTEKFSIPFVFDKSILSIYNEIVNLKKELKSFTGIISGSNNSIIDLKIKELDAAVLSAFSFSDQDQDLLKYSTDVMIPIIMKHKGHERKFASLNLDSHILMDYISMFLDSFNSVYKKQNLKLIVDVKHSSQIIGLFFKVVSQKQNINSIETSGMSDNAILSMLLSLGIHKVTDRLFIQKDIRGFEEDGFYIIKPNEYKLWHKGIAHLDLNEFKNAILMAGKK